One segment of Panicum virgatum strain AP13 chromosome 3K, P.virgatum_v5, whole genome shotgun sequence DNA contains the following:
- the LOC120699584 gene encoding eukaryotic translation initiation factor 5A-like has product MSDSEEHHFESKADAGASKTYPQQAGTVRKNGYLVVKNRPCKVVEVSTSKTGKHGHAKCHFVAIDIFNGKKLEDIVPSSHNCDVPHVNRTEYQLIDISEDGFVSLLTENGNTKDDLRLPTDDNLLSQIKDGFAEGKDLVVTVMSAMGEEQICALKDIGPRN; this is encoded by the exons ATGTCGGACTCCGAGGAGCACCACTTCGAGTCGAAGGCCGACGCCGGCGCGTCCAAGACCTACCCACAGCAGGCCGGCACCGTCCGCAAGAACGGCTACCTCGTCGTCAAGAACCGCCCCTGCAAG GTTGTGGAGGTTTCAACCTCTAAAACTGGGAAGCATGGTCATGCCAAGTGCCACTTTGTCGCTATTGACATCTTCAATGGCAAAAAGCTTGAAGATATTGTCCCCTCTTCGCACAACTGTGAT GTTCCTCATGTAAATCGCACTGAATACCAGCTCATTGATATATCTGAGGATGGATTT GTGAGTCTTCTGACTGAAAATGGTAACACCAAAGATGACCTGAGGCTCCCAACTGACGACAACCTGCTTAGTCAG ATCAAGGATGGCTTTGCTGAAGGAAAGGACCTGGTGGTGACGGTCATGTCTGCCATGGGAGAGGAGCAAATCTGCGCGCTGAAGGACATTGGCCCAAGGAACTAA